The following proteins come from a genomic window of Streptomyces liliiviolaceus:
- a CDS encoding IS5 family transposase (programmed frameshift), giving the protein MVDDDLWMLIEPLLPPWPERSPGPRPVADRLCLQGILYVLHNDIAWQLLPLELGFGSGQTCWRRLDRWQQAGVFDRLHRILLAELNAAGELDWSRCVDGSRIRAKKGGADTGPSPVDRRKTGSKHHLICDGRGTPFKVITTAANVNDVTQTLALVDGIPPVAGRPGRPRRRPDSLLGDKGYDSNPHREELRKRRILPVISRRSAPNIKGLGKLRYVVEQTFALLHQFKRLAVRWERRTELHDAFVSLACGLICWRRLKKHRS; this is encoded by the exons ATGGTGGATGACGATTTGTGGATGCTGATCGAGCCGCTGCTGCCGCCCTGGCCTGAGCGATCACCGGGGCCCCGGCCTGTGGCGGACCGGCTGTGTCTGCAGGGCATCCTGTACGTGCTCCACAACGACATAGCCTGGCAACTGCTGCCGCTGGAGCTGGGATTCGGCTCCGGACAGACCTGCTGGCGGCGTCTGGATCGGTGGCAGCAGGCCGGGGTCTTTGACCGGCTGCACCGCATTCTGCTCGCCGAGCTGAATGCGGCCGGAGAGCTCGACTGGTCCCGC TGTGTGGACGGCTCCCGCATCCGCGCGAAAAAGGGGGGAGCCGACACCGGTCCGTCACCGGTCGACCGGCGGAAGACGGGCAGCAAGCATCATTTGATCTGTGACGGCCGTGGCACCCCGTTCAAAGTCATCACCACCGCTGCGAACGTCAACGACGTAACCCAAACCCTCGCCCTGGTCGACGGCATCCCGCCCGTGGCCGGGCGTCCCGGCCGGCCACGCCGCCGCCCCGATTCACTGCTCGGCGACAAGGGCTACGACTCCAACCCCCACCGCGAGGAGCTGCGCAAGCGCCGGATCCTGCCGGTCATCTCCCGCAGGAGCGCCCCGAACATCAAGGGCCTCGGCAAACTCCGTTACGTCGTGGAGCAGACCTTCGCCCTGCTCCATCAGTTCAAACGCCTCGCCGTCCGCTGGGAACGCAGAACCGAACTCCACGACGCCTTCGTCTCGTTGGCCTGCGGCCTCATCTGCTGGAGGCGCCTGAAGAAGCACCGATCATGA
- a CDS encoding DUF7660 family protein, protein MSTSPDHVNSRTDLAAFVRALHRSHTEEGRVWENADLASFLEALAAWIDDADGWYSNAGRHLPANGDWNFVARALQAATIYE, encoded by the coding sequence GTGAGCACTTCTCCTGATCACGTCAACAGCAGAACGGACCTGGCTGCCTTCGTCCGCGCCCTCCACCGCAGCCACACCGAGGAGGGCCGCGTATGGGAGAACGCGGACCTCGCGAGTTTCCTAGAGGCACTGGCAGCCTGGATCGACGACGCGGATGGCTGGTACAGCAACGCCGGCCGCCATCTGCCCGCCAATGGTGACTGGAACTTCGTAGCGCGAGCCTTGCAGGCTGCGACCATCTACGAGTAG